One region of Flavobacterium sp. KACC 22763 genomic DNA includes:
- a CDS encoding FAD:protein FMN transferase, producing the protein MHKLLSYKISLFFLIACCLSTHSQVLRKRTTLLMGGRFDISIVDKDSLSAEKNIDEVIAEITRIEYLISDWKPTSQVSEVNQNAGIKPVKVDREVFELTKRAIKLSEITNGGFDISFAAMDRIWKFDGSMTEMPSAEAIKKSVEKVGYKNIILDSTELTIFLKLKGMKIGFGALGEGYATDKCRAMMIAKGVKAGIINGSGDMSTWGKQPNGKDWKIGITNPFKPEKILAAIPLKEGAVTTSGSYEKFVVFNGKRYSHIINPSTGYPATGLCSVTVFGPNAETANGLSTSMMVLGQKEGLLLLQKFPDYSCVMITDKGKIVKSKNFSYKL; encoded by the coding sequence ATGCATAAATTATTATCATATAAAATTTCATTATTTTTTTTAATCGCTTGCTGTTTATCTACACATTCGCAAGTATTACGAAAAAGAACAACGCTTTTGATGGGCGGACGTTTTGATATTTCTATCGTGGATAAAGATTCTCTTTCGGCAGAAAAAAATATAGATGAAGTTATCGCTGAAATTACACGAATTGAATATTTAATCTCCGATTGGAAACCTACTTCTCAAGTTTCTGAAGTTAATCAGAATGCAGGAATAAAACCTGTAAAAGTGGACCGTGAAGTTTTTGAATTGACCAAAAGAGCCATCAAACTTTCTGAAATTACTAATGGCGGATTTGACATTAGTTTTGCCGCAATGGACAGAATCTGGAAATTTGACGGTTCGATGACCGAAATGCCTTCGGCAGAAGCCATAAAAAAATCGGTGGAAAAAGTGGGCTATAAAAATATTATTCTAGACAGCACAGAATTGACTATTTTCTTAAAATTAAAAGGAATGAAAATTGGATTCGGCGCTTTAGGAGAAGGTTACGCTACCGATAAATGTCGCGCGATGATGATTGCAAAAGGTGTTAAAGCTGGAATCATAAATGGTTCTGGAGACATGAGCACTTGGGGAAAACAACCCAACGGAAAAGATTGGAAAATCGGAATTACAAATCCGTTTAAACCTGAAAAGATTTTAGCTGCAATTCCGCTTAAAGAAGGTGCTGTCACTACTTCGGGAAGCTATGAAAAATTTGTTGTTTTTAATGGAAAACGTTATTCGCATATTATAAATCCTTCAACTGGTTATCCTGCAACGGGTTTATGCAGTGTTACCGTTTTTGGTCCGAACGCTGAAACCGCCAACGGATTAAGTACTTCTATGATGGTATTAGGTCAGAAAGAAGGTTTGCTTTTACTTCAAAAATTCCCAGATTATAGTTGCGTAATGATTACGGATAAGGGGAAAATTGTTAAGTCTAAGAATTTCTCTTATAAGTTATGA
- a CDS encoding TonB-dependent receptor: MRILYALLFMMTFSGWSQTGKITGKVYFTNNETAFGASVQITGTKKFVVVDNDGQFEIKGLAYGSYDLEISSMEAKPKTVNISVNRPSHQINIALEKITDPKALKEVKIEKKTFKKDITEKGFAVNVIETQEAAKRNLQTNDLLDRSGGVRIRQNGGLGSAVTYNINGMSGNAIRIFIDGVPIQTYGASFSLNSIPPALIERIEVFKGVVPAYLADDSLGGAINVVLKKGAKNSLNASVSYGSFNTVQSNVNASFRDKNGFTVKANAFQNYSDNDYEVWGKWVYNIAPNGRYEYIRAKRFESMYRSFGGRLEAGFTNVDWADNLLISYNGSQDYNQIQHGQYMTKPYKGRFSESAANVFSLNYSKKDFLIKNLDFSLISVYSHRNDVINDTVKWNYNWNGEKALGLYGQPILTNTGAQQGAPTINHMKSDIFNTRAGLNYTITENHKVLVNVMTYILDRNDYDEMQPEITRNFIITRDLAKTVSSFAYEMTAFQSRLRANLFLKNYNMKNEQRDPQIVTENGQNVVKEVVTSKRTNYNGYGMATSYSILPKIMVMASAEKAIRLPSENEIFGNPGENIISNSGLKPEQSNNFNAGLRFGPYEMNNHKLTVSGNAFWRNTEDKIVRQISDRVNEAIQASPFVNLGKAQSIGFEASFQYSYNNRFFAGMNLSKFNSLFKDKYDKNGNILPNYNKQLPNEPFFNLNANLQYNFRNVIQSKSELNLYYYCGYVAPFYTSWLETDRTTAQFPQDLGLSYVFPNKQFTVSFDARNVFDEQVYDNFAAQKPGRAFYVKLNYTLNKF; this comes from the coding sequence ATGAGAATTCTTTACGCTCTCCTTTTTATGATGACTTTTTCTGGGTGGTCTCAAACCGGAAAAATTACAGGAAAAGTCTATTTTACCAACAATGAAACCGCTTTTGGAGCGTCGGTTCAAATTACGGGAACTAAAAAGTTTGTTGTCGTTGATAATGACGGTCAATTTGAAATAAAAGGTTTAGCATATGGAAGTTACGATTTGGAAATCTCTTCGATGGAAGCTAAACCAAAAACGGTAAACATTTCTGTTAATCGTCCATCTCATCAAATCAATATCGCATTAGAAAAAATAACGGATCCGAAAGCGCTTAAAGAAGTTAAAATTGAGAAGAAAACGTTTAAAAAAGACATTACAGAAAAAGGTTTTGCAGTAAATGTTATCGAAACGCAAGAGGCTGCAAAAAGAAATCTGCAAACCAATGATTTATTAGATCGTTCAGGTGGAGTAAGGATCAGGCAAAATGGAGGTTTAGGTTCTGCTGTAACGTACAACATCAACGGAATGTCTGGAAATGCGATTCGAATTTTCATTGATGGAGTTCCGATTCAGACTTACGGCGCTTCTTTCAGTTTAAATAGTATTCCGCCCGCATTAATTGAAAGAATCGAGGTTTTCAAAGGAGTTGTTCCGGCTTATTTAGCCGATGATTCACTTGGAGGTGCAATCAATGTGGTTTTAAAGAAAGGAGCTAAAAATAGTTTAAATGCTTCTGTTTCTTACGGTTCGTTTAATACTGTTCAATCTAATGTAAATGCATCTTTTAGAGATAAAAACGGATTTACTGTAAAAGCAAATGCGTTTCAGAATTATTCTGACAATGATTATGAAGTTTGGGGAAAATGGGTTTACAATATCGCGCCAAACGGACGTTACGAATACATTCGCGCTAAAAGATTTGAGAGCATGTATCGCTCTTTTGGGGGACGATTAGAAGCTGGTTTTACCAATGTTGATTGGGCGGATAATCTTCTTATTAGCTATAATGGGTCTCAGGATTACAATCAGATTCAGCATGGGCAATACATGACGAAACCATATAAAGGGCGTTTTAGTGAATCTGCTGCTAATGTTTTCAGTTTAAATTATAGCAAAAAAGACTTCTTAATTAAAAATCTTGATTTCTCTCTTATCTCGGTTTACAGTCATAGAAATGATGTGATCAATGATACCGTAAAATGGAACTATAACTGGAACGGCGAAAAAGCTTTAGGTTTATACGGCCAGCCTATTTTAACCAATACGGGAGCACAGCAAGGAGCGCCAACCATCAATCATATGAAATCGGATATTTTTAATACTCGTGCAGGATTAAATTATACGATTACAGAAAATCATAAGGTTTTGGTGAATGTGATGACTTACATATTGGATCGAAATGATTATGATGAAATGCAACCAGAAATCACTCGAAATTTTATCATTACCCGAGATTTAGCCAAAACGGTTTCTTCTTTTGCTTATGAAATGACAGCGTTTCAGTCTCGACTGAGAGCCAATCTTTTCCTAAAAAACTACAATATGAAGAACGAACAAAGAGATCCTCAGATTGTAACCGAAAATGGGCAAAATGTAGTAAAAGAAGTGGTTACATCTAAAAGGACAAATTACAATGGTTACGGAATGGCAACTTCCTACTCTATTCTTCCTAAAATAATGGTTATGGCTTCTGCCGAAAAGGCAATCAGACTTCCTTCTGAAAATGAAATATTTGGTAATCCGGGAGAAAACATCATCAGCAATTCTGGTCTAAAACCTGAGCAGAGCAATAATTTTAATGCTGGATTGCGATTTGGTCCTTACGAAATGAATAATCATAAGCTTACCGTTTCAGGAAATGCTTTCTGGAGAAATACCGAAGACAAAATCGTTCGCCAAATTAGTGATCGTGTCAATGAAGCCATTCAAGCTTCGCCTTTTGTAAATTTAGGAAAAGCGCAATCTATTGGTTTTGAAGCTTCTTTTCAATATTCCTACAACAATCGCTTTTTTGCAGGTATGAATCTTTCAAAATTCAATTCGCTGTTTAAAGACAAATATGATAAAAACGGGAACATTCTTCCGAATTACAACAAACAGCTTCCGAATGAGCCTTTCTTTAATTTAAATGCCAATCTGCAATACAATTTTAGAAATGTAATTCAGAGTAAATCAGAACTTAATTTGTACTACTACTGCGGGTACGTGGCTCCGTTTTATACTTCGTGGCTTGAAACCGACAGAACTACAGCACAGTTTCCGCAAGATTTAGGTTTGAGCTATGTTTTTCCGAACAAACAGTTTACCGTAAGTTTTGATGCTAGAAATGTATTTGACGAACAGGTTTACGACAATTTTGCTGCCCAAAAACCAGGAAGAGCTTTTTATGTAAAACTCAACTATACCTTAAATAAATTTTAA
- a CDS encoding NmrA family NAD(P)-binding protein, producing MKIIITGSLGNIGKPLTAQLVQSGHDVTVISSNADRKSAIEELGAKAAIGSVSDADFLSKTFAGADALFAMTPPNMGGVNIVKNTTDAGAAFAKAIQETNIKRVVMLSSIGADLPTGNGPIAGLHNIEKIYENLDASITFLRAGYFYINFFNDIPMIKGAGIMGANFPASNRIPLVHPEDIANAAAEELQKTTEGKNIRYIISDVKTPSEIVKAFGNAIGKPELPWIEFTDEQYFGGMTQAGVPEEMAGLYTEMGTGLRNETIAADFLNTDGNATGKIKLEDFAKEFASKF from the coding sequence ATGAAAATTATAATTACAGGTTCATTAGGAAACATAGGAAAGCCATTAACGGCACAATTAGTACAATCAGGTCACGATGTAACCGTTATAAGCAGTAATGCAGATAGAAAATCTGCCATTGAAGAATTAGGCGCAAAAGCAGCAATTGGATCGGTTAGCGATGCCGATTTTCTGTCTAAAACTTTTGCTGGTGCAGATGCTCTTTTTGCCATGACACCTCCAAATATGGGCGGAGTAAATATTGTAAAGAATACTACAGATGCGGGTGCCGCTTTCGCGAAAGCAATTCAAGAAACCAACATTAAAAGAGTAGTAATGTTAAGCAGTATTGGAGCCGATTTGCCAACAGGAAACGGACCCATTGCAGGATTACATAATATTGAGAAGATTTATGAAAATTTAGACGCTTCAATTACTTTTTTAAGAGCTGGATATTTCTACATTAATTTCTTTAATGATATCCCGATGATAAAAGGAGCAGGGATTATGGGAGCAAACTTCCCAGCATCAAACCGTATTCCGTTAGTACATCCAGAAGATATTGCAAACGCTGCTGCCGAAGAATTACAGAAAACTACAGAAGGCAAAAACATTCGTTATATTATTAGTGATGTAAAAACACCTTCAGAAATTGTAAAAGCATTTGGAAACGCTATTGGAAAACCAGAACTTCCTTGGATTGAATTTACAGACGAACAATATTTTGGCGGAATGACTCAAGCAGGAGTTCCAGAAGAAATGGCAGGTTTATATACCGAAATGGGAACTGGATTAAGAAACGAAACCATTGCTGCAGATTTCTTAAATACTGATGGAAATGCAACTGGTAAAATCAAATTAGAGGATTTTGCAAAAGAATTTGCTTCAAAATTCTAA
- a CDS encoding winged helix-turn-helix transcriptional regulator: MTAIKESSTIQENKQYALEKCPVTFVMEKIGGYWKPIILYHLSTGDKRYSELKRAIPAVTEKMLIQHLKQLEADGLVIREAKPVVPPFVTYKLSNAGTGLMPVIDAMAAWAFKVKDGVYTI, from the coding sequence ATGACAGCAATTAAAGAATCGTCTACAATTCAGGAAAACAAGCAGTATGCATTGGAAAAATGTCCTGTAACTTTTGTTATGGAGAAAATTGGAGGCTACTGGAAACCTATTATTTTATATCATTTATCGACTGGAGATAAACGTTACAGCGAATTGAAAAGAGCAATTCCGGCTGTAACAGAAAAAATGCTTATTCAGCATTTAAAACAATTAGAAGCAGACGGATTGGTTATTCGCGAAGCAAAACCTGTTGTGCCGCCATTTGTAACCTATAAATTAAGCAATGCAGGAACTGGTTTAATGCCTGTTATCGATGCTATGGCAGCTTGGGCTTTTAAAGTAAAAGACGGCGTCTATACTATTTAA
- a CDS encoding M20/M25/M40 family metallo-hydrolase, protein MKKLFIAILFFCCTFVNAQMANTFYKHDKYLSSDKLEGRFVGTKGNNDAAAYIKKYFKKYGLQQFNDSYYQPFKVFVKEGINKMKSDSVATQNVVGYIEGSDPNLKNEYIVIGAHYDHWGWGGQGSGSKKKEAFAIHNGADDNASGVSALLCILEEISKQKIKPKRSIIFISFSGEEEGLLGSKYFVNHLPVSKESVKVMLNMDMVGRLNDKKELYMGGAGTFPKGVELMKKLQENSGLNPVIHAGDVGGSDHVSFYKESISAVGFHTGGHPQYHTPDDDIELINSDGGALVSKYIYNALTQIANYKEALVFIKQN, encoded by the coding sequence ATGAAAAAACTCTTTATTGCAATTCTTTTCTTTTGCTGCACTTTCGTGAATGCACAAATGGCTAATACTTTTTACAAACATGATAAATATTTATCATCAGATAAATTAGAAGGTCGTTTTGTAGGAACTAAAGGAAATAACGATGCGGCTGCATATATCAAAAAATATTTTAAGAAATATGGTTTACAGCAATTCAATGATAGTTATTATCAGCCTTTCAAAGTATTTGTCAAAGAAGGAATCAATAAAATGAAATCGGATAGTGTGGCAACGCAAAACGTTGTAGGTTACATTGAAGGTTCTGATCCTAATTTAAAAAACGAATACATAGTAATCGGAGCGCATTACGATCACTGGGGTTGGGGCGGACAAGGTTCTGGAAGCAAAAAGAAAGAAGCTTTTGCTATTCATAACGGAGCAGATGATAATGCTTCTGGAGTTTCGGCTTTGCTTTGCATCTTAGAAGAAATTTCAAAACAAAAAATCAAGCCTAAACGAAGCATCATTTTTATCTCGTTTAGCGGAGAAGAGGAAGGATTGCTTGGTTCCAAATATTTTGTAAATCATCTTCCCGTTTCTAAAGAGTCTGTCAAAGTAATGCTCAATATGGATATGGTCGGAAGATTGAACGATAAAAAAGAACTTTATATGGGAGGCGCGGGAACTTTTCCGAAAGGTGTAGAATTAATGAAAAAACTGCAAGAAAACTCAGGATTGAATCCCGTTATTCACGCAGGTGACGTTGGTGGTTCTGATCATGTTTCTTTTTACAAAGAATCTATTTCAGCTGTTGGTTTTCATACAGGCGGACATCCGCAATATCACACGCCAGACGATGATATTGAATTGATTAATTCAGACGGAGGTGCATTGGTTTCAAAATACATTTACAATGCCCTCACACAAATTGCCAATTACAAAGAAGCTTTGGTTTTTATCAAACAGAATTAA
- a CDS encoding sialidase family protein: MIVKTKYTVVALLALFLFSNEIKAQIKAVNIESSYIANPPVTTNSHASTLVEYKPNEILAAWFGGKYEGAKDVGIYISAYKDKKWSAPKELIQPLIKNGDTLPCWNPVLFKSKSQNLYLFYKIGKNPREWFGAMMVSKDNGTTWGEPKYLPDGILGPIRNKPIETTPGIILCGSSTESVGTDEWRVHVEEYTEATDSWKNIAVENNQNFDVIQPTFLIHSKSDIQMLSRSKHNKIVSSWSGDNGKSWIRTNTINVINSNSGIDALTINKNLFLLVNNPLPIGKDWFNGRNILDVEYSKDGLNWTKLFDLEKQEKGEFSYPAIIQTTDKRIHVLYTYDRKYIKHTSFDL; the protein is encoded by the coding sequence ATGATTGTAAAGACAAAATATACTGTTGTGGCGTTATTGGCTTTATTTCTTTTTTCTAATGAAATAAAAGCACAAATTAAGGCTGTAAATATCGAAAGCAGTTATATTGCAAACCCGCCTGTTACAACCAATAGCCATGCGTCAACTCTGGTTGAATACAAACCAAATGAAATTCTAGCTGCTTGGTTTGGCGGAAAATATGAAGGTGCAAAAGATGTCGGAATTTACATTTCGGCGTACAAAGACAAAAAGTGGTCTGCACCTAAAGAACTGATTCAGCCATTGATTAAAAACGGAGATACGCTTCCTTGTTGGAATCCGGTTTTGTTTAAAAGCAAAAGTCAGAATTTATATTTGTTTTATAAAATTGGAAAAAATCCGAGAGAATGGTTTGGCGCTATGATGGTTTCAAAAGATAACGGGACAACTTGGGGAGAACCAAAATATCTTCCAGACGGAATTTTAGGACCAATCCGAAACAAACCAATCGAAACTACTCCTGGCATAATTTTATGCGGAAGCAGCACCGAAAGTGTAGGCACTGACGAATGGCGCGTACATGTTGAAGAATACACAGAAGCGACAGATTCTTGGAAAAATATAGCGGTAGAAAACAACCAAAACTTTGATGTTATTCAGCCAACATTTTTAATTCATAGCAAGAGCGATATTCAGATGCTGTCTCGAAGCAAACACAATAAAATAGTTTCTAGCTGGTCGGGAGATAATGGAAAAAGCTGGATAAGAACCAATACCATAAATGTTATTAATTCAAACTCTGGCATTGATGCTTTAACCATTAACAAGAACCTTTTTTTACTAGTAAATAATCCGCTTCCAATAGGTAAAGATTGGTTTAACGGACGAAATATTCTAGATGTTGAATATTCTAAAGATGGTTTAAATTGGACTAAACTATTTGATCTAGAAAAACAAGAAAAAGGAGAGTTTAGCTATCCGGCCATCATTCAAACCACCGACAAAAGAATACATGTTTTGTATACTTATGATAGAAAATATATTAAACATACCTCTTTTGATTTATAA
- a CDS encoding SusD/RagB family nutrient-binding outer membrane lipoprotein, whose amino-acid sequence MKYSFKIKTLGVALMAVSILSSCTGDFDEINKDPNSLTEDQLDATLAGPAFASALYAGIHNGSYSSPGVDDQGTWGIATGILSSTFIHYLNCGYGTERNAFVNGYEGRGWTRFYTVAAPALSNAFKASEGNAEATAVLKIWKVFMYNQMVDAYGPIPYTEAGNGKDKVPYDSVEFIYADFFKLLDEANATLTSTSATSVASLAPNDRVYSGSVDKWRIFGNSMRLRLALRISDKDPAKAKTQAEAAVAAGVMQTNDQSAYFKASNITPNNLNMIVNSWGYVMTASMESILVGYNDPRLAKWFAPLDANATVKVYRGNPVGGLEDQFGTTKFSAFNNDVLGNGAANTLSETKNIEIFMASENYLSRAEGALNGWNMDGDAKTLYETGIRLSLAQWGITDAAAVSAYINGSTLPTLPNILTLYPTLDLQDIPVKLPVAWSASTADQRTQIAVQKYLAIFPESWEAWADLRRSDAKVIYPVLNTDNPDAGVGKSLMKRIIYTTNEYSSNKAAVEDGVSKLGGPDSGGTRLWWDTK is encoded by the coding sequence ATGAAATATAGTTTTAAAATAAAAACGTTAGGAGTTGCATTAATGGCAGTTTCGATTTTATCAAGCTGTACTGGCGATTTTGATGAAATAAACAAAGATCCTAATTCATTGACTGAAGATCAGTTAGATGCTACATTGGCAGGACCTGCATTTGCATCTGCATTGTACGCAGGTATCCACAATGGTTCTTATTCTTCTCCAGGAGTAGATGATCAAGGTACTTGGGGTATTGCGACAGGTATTCTTTCATCAACTTTTATTCACTACTTAAACTGTGGATACGGAACTGAAAGAAATGCTTTCGTAAACGGATACGAAGGTAGAGGATGGACAAGATTTTACACGGTTGCGGCTCCAGCTTTATCAAATGCTTTTAAAGCATCTGAAGGAAATGCAGAAGCTACTGCTGTTCTTAAAATCTGGAAAGTTTTCATGTACAACCAAATGGTTGATGCTTACGGACCAATTCCTTATACTGAAGCTGGTAACGGAAAAGATAAGGTTCCTTACGATAGCGTAGAATTTATCTATGCAGACTTCTTTAAATTATTGGACGAAGCAAATGCAACATTAACTTCTACTTCTGCAACATCTGTTGCTTCTCTTGCCCCAAATGATAGAGTTTATTCAGGAAGTGTTGACAAATGGAGAATCTTTGGAAACAGTATGAGATTACGTTTGGCTTTAAGAATTTCTGATAAAGATCCTGCAAAAGCAAAAACTCAAGCTGAAGCTGCGGTTGCTGCTGGAGTAATGCAAACAAACGATCAGAGTGCATATTTTAAAGCAAGTAACATTACGCCAAACAATTTAAACATGATTGTAAACAGTTGGGGTTATGTAATGACTGCTTCTATGGAAAGTATCTTAGTTGGATACAACGACCCGCGTTTAGCAAAATGGTTTGCTCCACTTGATGCAAATGCTACTGTAAAAGTATATAGAGGAAATCCAGTTGGAGGTTTAGAAGATCAATTTGGAACAACTAAATTCTCTGCTTTTAATAATGATGTTTTAGGAAATGGTGCTGCTAATACGCTTAGCGAAACTAAAAACATTGAAATCTTTATGGCTTCTGAAAACTATTTAAGTAGAGCAGAAGGAGCTTTAAATGGATGGAACATGGACGGAGATGCTAAAACTTTGTACGAAACAGGTATTAGATTATCTCTTGCACAATGGGGAATCACAGATGCTGCTGCAGTTAGTGCTTACATCAATGGCTCTACATTGCCAACATTGCCAAACATTTTGACTTTATATCCAACTTTAGATTTACAAGATATTCCAGTTAAATTGCCAGTTGCATGGTCTGCATCTACTGCTGATCAAAGAACTCAGATTGCAGTTCAAAAATACTTAGCCATTTTCCCAGAATCTTGGGAAGCTTGGGCAGATTTAAGAAGAAGCGATGCTAAAGTAATCTATCCAGTTTTAAACACTGATAATCCAGATGCTGGAGTTGGTAAATCTTTGATGAAAAGAATTATTTACACGACAAATGAGTACTCATCAAACAAAGCTGCTGTAGAAGATGGAGTTTCTAAATTAGGAGGTCCAGATTCAGGTGGAACAAGACTTTGGTGGGACACAAAATAA